DNA sequence from the Streptomyces cinnabarinus genome:
ACCCGGGACTACCTCTCGCTGATCCTCTCCGGCATCGGCAAGGAGTCCGACATCGGCGTGGTGCAGTCGCTGCACCGTCAGGTGAAGCTGGCCATCGAGCTGTACGCCGACCCGGCCGCCCGGGAGACACTGCTGGCCCGCTGGACCGACGCCACGCTGGCCCACCTGCGCTCCGCTCCGGCCGGCGGGGACCACCAGCTGGCGTGGGCGCGTGCCTTCGCGGCGACGGCCCGGACGCCGGAGCAGCTGGACCTCCTGGAGGGGCTGCTGGACGGCACGCAGTCGATCGAGGGCCTGGTCGTCGACACCGAGCTGCGCTGGGCGTTCGTGCAGCGGCTCGCGGCGGTGGGGCGCTTCGACGAGGCGGAGATCGCGGGCGAGTACGAGCGGGACAGGACGGCGGCGGGTGAGCGGCACGCGGCCACGGCCCGTGCCTCCCGTCCGACCGCCGAGGCGAAGGCGGAGGCCTGGGCCTCGGTCATCGAGTCCGACAAGCTGCCCAACGCGGTGCAGGAGGCGGTGATCGGGGGCTTCGTCCAGACCGACCAGCGGGAGCTGCTGGCGCCGTACACGGACAAGTACTTCGAGAGCCTGAAGGGCATCTGGGACGCCCGTTCCCACGAGATCGCCCAGCAGATCGCGGTCGGCCTGTACCCGACGATCCAGGTCTCCGAGGAGACCCTGGCCCGCACGGACAGCTGGCTCACCGAGGCCGCCCCGAGCGCGGCCCTGCACCGCCTGGTCTCCGAGTCCAGGTCGGGCGTGGAGCGCGCCCTGAAGGCCCAGGCGGCGGACGCGGCAGCGGCCGAGTAGCCGACAGGGACTGACACAGGGACCGGCACAGGGACCCGCGGAGGCGCTCCGAGACCGCTCGGAGCGCCTCCAGTACCCGGCCCGGTGATCGCGGTCGGATCTACCGTCGCGGCGCGGAACCTGTCAGGTCCATCGAATCTCTTCGAGCGGTCTTTTCGGGGAACCTGAAGGATCGGACGGGGCCGCCCCGGCCGGCCGGGACCAGTTGCCCGGCCACCGTGGCCCCCAGCGCCAGCACCATGCCCGCCACCTGCACCGGCGTCAGCGACTGGCCCAGCGCGGCCCAGCCGACGACCGCGGCGGTGAGCGGGGAGAGCGGGATCAGGAAGGTGACCTGGGTCGCGGTGAGGCGGCCGATGCCGCGGAACCAGAGCCAGTACGCGACCGCCGTGCCGGCCAGGGCGAGGTAGGCATAGCCGCCGAGCGCGCGGGCGTCCAGCGCGGGCGGCGCGCCCTCGACCAGGAAGGCGACCGGCGCGATGAGCAGCCCGCCGACGGTGAGCTGCCACCCGGCCAGCGCGGTCGGCCCGGCGCCCTCGGGGCGGCCCCACTTCTTGGCCAGCACGGTTCCGGTGGACATCGACGCGGTGGAGGCGAGGGCCGCCAGCACGCCGAGCGTGTCCAGCGCGCCGACCGCCCGCAGGACGACGAGGCTGACCCCGAACGCGGCCGCCGCCCCGGTGACCAGCGCCCGCGCCGTCGGCCGCTGGGCGAGCAGCAGCGCCGAGAGGCCGACGACGAAAAGCGGCCCGATGGAGCCGACGACCGCGGCCAGACCGCCCGGCAGCCGGTACGCGGCCAGGAACAGCAGCGGGAAGAAGGCGCCGATGCTGAGCGCGCCGAGCGCCGCCGCCTTCCCCCACCAGGCGCCGCGCGGCAGCACCCGGGCGAGCGCGAGCAGCAGCAGTCCGGCGGGCAGGGCGCGCATCAGCCCGGTGAACAGGGGGCGGTCCGGCGGCAGGAACTCGGTGGTCACGTAGTAGGTGGTGCCCCAGGAGACGGGTGCCAGGGCGGTGAGGGCGATGAGCGCGGGGCGGCTGGTGGCCATGGGACGCACCCTTCAATAGGTCGATAGAAAGTAGCTTACTCCTAAGCTACTTTCCGTCAAGCCACTTTCTTGCGGCCGACCCTTCCAGCCCGGATACTCGGCCCATGAACGCAAGCCCTGAGCCGCGCAAGGACGCCGTCGACGCGATCGTCGACCAATGGGCGATCGTGCGGCCCGACCTGGACACGGCCGCGATGGCGGTCTTCGGGCGGATCAACCGCCTCGCGCGCACCGTGGGCGACCGCCAGGAGAAGGTCTACGGCCGCTTCGGGATCTCCCGGGGCGAGTTCGACGTACTGGCCACCCTGCGGCGCTCGGACGAGCCGTACACCCTCTCGCCCCGGCAGCTCTCGGCGACGCTGATGCTGACCACCGGGGGGATGACCGGGCGCCTGGACAAGCTGGAGCGGGCCGGGCTGCTGCGCCGGTCGCCCGATCCGCACGACCGGCGGGGACTTCAGGTGAGCCTGACGGACGAGGGGCTGCGGCTGGTGGACGAGGCGGTCGGCGCGGGGCTCGCCGTGCAGGCGGAGGCGCTGTCCGTGCTGGACGCCGAACAGGCCGGCCAACTGGCCGACCTGTTGAGGGAGTTGCTGTCCGGAGCGCGCTAGGCGCACCGGAGCGGGGCGCCGCCCGGGACCTGCCCTAGGGCGCGAGGCCGACCCGCTCCCCCAGATGCGCCTCCACCGCCGCCTCGATCGCCCGGAGGTCGGGGGCGTCCGCCGCCCAGGCCACGTAGCCGTCGGGGCGCACCAGGACCGTCGTCCGGCTGTCGCCGTCGTGGCCCGTGCGGCGCTCCACCGCCAGCCGGTCCTCCAGGCCCGTCTTGTCCGCGCAGTCCTCCGCGGTGATCAGGACGAACCGGCCGCCGCGCAGGGCCTCGTAGAGCCGGCCGCCCTCCAGCTCCACGTCGGCGGCCCGGGTGCCGGTGAGGCCGTGGGCGCCCTCGGGGGCGGCGTAGCGGACGCCGAGGCCGGTGATCTGGAGGGCCAGCTTGCGGCGGATCGGGGTGATGGCGTTGAGGGTGGTCGTGAGGACGGCCCGCAGGCCCTGGGTCCAGGGGTGCTTGGCCATGGCGAGGCGGACGATGGCGCCGCTGCTGCGCATCGCCTCGGTGCCGACCGGGTGCCGCTCGGCCTGGTAGGTGTCCAGCAGCGCGTCGGCCGCGCGGCCCTGGACGACCGCGGCCAGCTTCCAGCTCAGGTTGGCCGCGTCCTGCATGCCGATGTTCATGCCCTGGCCGCCGGCCGGGGTGTGCACATGGGCCGCGTCACCGGCCAGGAAGACCCGGCCCACGCGGTAGGACGGTGCCTGGCGCTCGTCGCTGTGGAAGCGCGACAGCCACCGGGCGTCATGCATCCCGAAGTCGTGCCCGGCGGCCGCCCGGACGGTCTCCCTGACCTCCTCCAGGTGCAGCGGCTCGCTCTCGAGGGTGTCCCGGCGGCGGTTCCAGGCGACGATCCGGTAGTAGCCGTCACCG
Encoded proteins:
- a CDS encoding EamA family transporter — translated: MATSRPALIALTALAPVSWGTTYYVTTEFLPPDRPLFTGLMRALPAGLLLLALARVLPRGAWWGKAAALGALSIGAFFPLLFLAAYRLPGGLAAVVGSIGPLFVVGLSALLLAQRPTARALVTGAAAAFGVSLVVLRAVGALDTLGVLAALASTASMSTGTVLAKKWGRPEGAGPTALAGWQLTVGGLLIAPVAFLVEGAPPALDARALGGYAYLALAGTAVAYWLWFRGIGRLTATQVTFLIPLSPLTAAVVGWAALGQSLTPVQVAGMVLALGATVAGQLVPAGRGGPVRSFRFPEKTARRDSMDLTGSAPRR
- a CDS encoding MarR family winged helix-turn-helix transcriptional regulator, encoding MNASPEPRKDAVDAIVDQWAIVRPDLDTAAMAVFGRINRLARTVGDRQEKVYGRFGISRGEFDVLATLRRSDEPYTLSPRQLSATLMLTTGGMTGRLDKLERAGLLRRSPDPHDRRGLQVSLTDEGLRLVDEAVGAGLAVQAEALSVLDAEQAGQLADLLRELLSGAR
- a CDS encoding FAD-dependent monooxygenase; translated protein: MNGTGTGLGTDPKPIPHPGAADPTRSVIVVGCGPTGLLMAGDLAAAGVPVTLVEKRPHKISNLSRAIVVHARTLELLDARALSDEAESLGRRLDRMNLFARLTVTFDALPSRFNHLLVLPQYEMERILERRAVEAGVRFRYETEVTGVAQDDAGVTVETRGPGGTTEALRAAYLVGTDGMRSTVRTAIGLPFPGRSVIRAVLLADVRLARPPKEVLSVHSRGDAFVFFASFGDGYYRIVAWNRRRDTLESEPLHLEEVRETVRAAAGHDFGMHDARWLSRFHSDERQAPSYRVGRVFLAGDAAHVHTPAGGQGMNIGMQDAANLSWKLAAVVQGRAADALLDTYQAERHPVGTEAMRSSGAIVRLAMAKHPWTQGLRAVLTTTLNAITPIRRKLALQITGLGVRYAAPEGAHGLTGTRAADVELEGGRLYEALRGGRFVLITAEDCADKTGLEDRLAVERRTGHDGDSRTTVLVRPDGYVAWAADAPDLRAIEAAVEAHLGERVGLAP